One Cryomorphaceae bacterium 1068 DNA window includes the following coding sequences:
- a CDS encoding HU family DNA-binding protein encodes MTKADVVAEIAEQTGLEKVAVQTTVEAFMNSVKKSLTDGENVYLRGFGSFIVKERAEKIGRNISAEEPIVIPAHNIPAFKPSKSFVEKVKKNVKVK; translated from the coding sequence ATGACTAAAGCAGACGTTGTTGCAGAAATTGCAGAACAAACAGGTCTTGAGAAGGTGGCCGTACAAACAACCGTAGAAGCATTTATGAACTCAGTGAAGAAGTCACTGACAGATGGAGAAAATGTATACTTGCGAGGCTTCGGTAGTTTTATTGTAAAAGAAAGAGCTGAAAAAATCGGAAGAAATATCTCAGCAGAGGAGCCAATCGTGATCCCTGCACATAATATTCCAGCCTTTAAGCCTTCTAAATCATTCGTTGAGAAAGTAAAGAAGAACGTTAAGGTAAAATAA
- the mutY gene encoding A/G-specific adenine glycosylase has product MDVDEQLILWYLKEKRDLPWRNTTDPYKIWLSEIILQQTRVDQGLDYYHKFVSTYPTVGLLAEADTEEILKNWQGLGYYSRARNLHATAKHIHFELEGVFPEKYASIIKLKGVGPYTAAAIASFAFKEPKAVVDGNVYRVLSRLFDINTPINSTEGKKIFQELADGLLSQERPDLFNQAIMELGALVCTPKKPLCLHCPIQGKCLAFQNSTIDERPIKLKKTKQTLRRIDYAVVEKGNEIVLRKREEKDIWQGLYDFASLEDSENIEEAAMSNYVRETFPKARVASIGSVPEKSYTHLLSHRRIEARFWRVEVSGTLEDEGVYRVIQKDDIDKYAVPRLIHRFLEDTGMV; this is encoded by the coding sequence ATGGATGTAGATGAGCAGTTGATTTTGTGGTATTTAAAAGAAAAAAGGGACCTGCCGTGGAGAAACACCACTGATCCTTACAAGATTTGGCTATCAGAAATAATATTACAGCAAACTCGTGTAGATCAAGGACTTGATTACTATCACAAATTTGTTTCCACTTATCCTACCGTTGGACTCTTAGCAGAAGCAGATACGGAAGAAATTTTGAAAAATTGGCAAGGATTAGGCTACTATTCAAGAGCGAGAAACCTACATGCCACTGCAAAACATATTCACTTTGAGCTCGAAGGGGTTTTTCCAGAAAAGTATGCCAGCATCATAAAGCTAAAGGGAGTTGGCCCATATACCGCTGCAGCTATTGCAAGCTTTGCTTTCAAAGAACCAAAGGCAGTAGTAGATGGGAATGTCTATCGCGTGCTATCTAGACTTTTCGACATCAATACACCGATTAATTCAACTGAGGGAAAAAAAATATTTCAAGAATTGGCCGATGGCCTACTTAGTCAAGAACGTCCTGATCTGTTCAATCAAGCTATAATGGAATTGGGAGCTCTAGTTTGCACTCCTAAAAAACCGCTCTGCCTTCACTGTCCAATACAAGGAAAGTGTCTGGCATTTCAAAACAGCACCATTGACGAAAGGCCGATCAAGCTAAAAAAGACCAAACAAACCCTTAGGAGGATAGATTATGCCGTAGTTGAAAAAGGAAATGAGATAGTTTTGAGAAAGCGGGAAGAGAAAGATATTTGGCAAGGGCTTTACGATTTTGCTTCGCTGGAAGACTCAGAGAATATAGAGGAAGCTGCTATGAGCAATTATGTGCGGGAGACTTTTCCAAAGGCCCGAGTAGCATCGATTGGTTCGGTGCCTGAGAAATCATACACCCACTTGCTTAGTCACCGCCGCATAGAAGCACGATTTTGGCGGGTAGAAGTATCGGGAACGCTTGAAGACGAAGGGGTTTATCGGGTTATTCAAAAAGACGACATTGATAAATATGCGGTACCTCGGTTAATTCATCGGTTTTTAGAGGATACAGGGATGGTATGA
- a CDS encoding single-stranded DNA-binding protein has translation MAGVNKVIILGNLGMDPEVRTLESGAKLARLRIATSESYTNREGQKVENTEWHSVTVWRQLADIAEKYLAKGRQVYIEGKLQTRSWKDPEGNDRYATEIVGERLQLIGGRPDSNESRPPNTSEASTPAQQSQPTHQNSDDAPDDLPF, from the coding sequence ATGGCTGGCGTTAATAAAGTTATCATCTTAGGAAATTTGGGGATGGATCCCGAAGTGCGCACCCTCGAAAGTGGCGCTAAATTGGCTCGTCTCAGAATAGCAACTTCAGAGTCTTACACTAACCGTGAAGGGCAAAAGGTTGAAAATACCGAGTGGCATAGCGTTACAGTTTGGCGTCAGTTGGCCGACATCGCCGAGAAGTATCTCGCAAAAGGTCGACAAGTCTATATCGAAGGAAAGCTTCAAACTCGATCTTGGAAAGACCCCGAAGGAAATGACCGCTACGCGACTGAAATAGTAGGAGAGCGCCTACAGCTTATCGGGGGCAGACCCGATTCGAATGAATCACGCCCCCCCAATACTTCAGAGGCATCGACACCGGCACAGCAAAGCCAGCCTACCCATCAGAATTCAGATGATGCACCCGATGATTTGCCATTTTAA